In the genome of Populus trichocarpa isolate Nisqually-1 chromosome 6, P.trichocarpa_v4.1, whole genome shotgun sequence, one region contains:
- the LOC7463697 gene encoding glucan endo-1,3-beta-glucosidase 4: protein MMSPNFPRILLLALSFHALMLQKSEGQFEEWCIADEQTPDDELQRAMDWACGKGGADCSKIQMNQPCYMPNTIRDHASYAFNDYYQKFKHKGATCYFNAAALITDLDPSQHSCKFDYLP from the exons ATGATGTCACCAAATTTTCCAAGGATTCTTCTCCTAGCTCTGTCCTTCCATGCTTTAATGCTGCAAAAATCAG agggtcaATTTGAGGAATGGTGCATAGCTGATGAGCAAACACCAGATGATGAGTTGCAAAGGGCCATGGACTGGGCATGTGGGAAGGGAGGTGCAGATTGCAGCAAGATTCAAATGAATCAACCTTGTTATATGCCAAATACAATAAGGGATCATGCCTCTTATGCCTTCAATGATTATTACCAGAAGTTTAAGCATAAAGGAGCAACTTGTTACTTCAACGCTGCTGCTCTCATCACCGATCTTGATCCAA GTCAGCACTCTTGCAAATTTGATTATCTTCCCTGA
- the LOC7495627 gene encoding protein NAR1, giving the protein MSEKFSPTLRIGDLSDFIAPSQACVVSLKGLKTTTPNTRKRDKPEVAIANREQNDPVKISLKDCLACSGCITSAETVMLEKQSLDEFLSNIDKGKAIIVSLSPQSRASLAFYFGISPLQVFKKLTTFFKSLGVKAVFDTSCSRDLTLVETCNEFLCRYKQSQLNIDEKSNPSLPMLSSACPGWICYAEKQLGSYILPYVSSVKSPQQTIGATIKHHICQKMGLRPDEVYHVTVMPCYDKKLEAARGDFVFEVEQEDANKNSLRITEVDSVLTTGEVLDLIKLKAVDIETLDDSPLDKMLTNVSEEGYLYGVPGSSGGYAETVLRYAARMVFGREIEGPLAFRSLRNNDFCEVTLEVDGKVVLKFALCYGFQNLQNIVRKVKMGRCDYHFVEIMACPSGCLNGGGQIKPKPQQSPRELLQSLETIYMENILVKDPFENPLVKSLYDEWLDQPGSEKAKRHMHTEYHPVVKSVTAQLHNW; this is encoded by the exons ATGTCGGAGAAATTCTCACCGACGTTGAGAATTGGAGATCTGAGTGACTTTATCGCTCCTTCTCAAGCTTGTGTTGTTTCTTTGAAAGGTCTCAAAACGACAACACCTAACACCAGAAAACGCGACAAACCTGAG gttGCTATTGCTAATAGAGAGCAGAATGACCCTGTTAAAATTTCTCTTAAGGACTGTTTGGCTTGCAG CGGGTGTATAACATCAGCAGAGACAGTTATGCTTGAGAAGCAAAGTTTGGATGAGTTCTTATCCAATATTGACAAAGGAAAAGCTATCATTGTTTCTCTGTCTCCACAATCAAGAGCTTCTCTCGCTTTTTATTTTGGCATCTCTCCACTTCAG GTTTTTAAGAAACTCACAACGTTTTTTAAGTCATTGGGAGTGAAGGCTGTATTTGATACAAGTTGCAGCAGGGACTTAACACTTGTAGAGACTTGTAATGAGTTTCTTTGTCGTTACAAACAGAGCCAGTTGAACATTGATGAAAAATCTAATCCATCTTTGCCTATGCTTTCTTCAGCATGTCCAG GTTGGATATGCTATGCTGAAAAGCAACTAGGATCCTACATTCTGCCTTATGTATCTTCTGTGAAGAGCCCACAACAAACAATTGGAGCTACCATTAAGCATCACATTTGCCAAAAAATGGGCCTCAG GCCAGATGAGGTTTATCATGTGACTGTGATGCCTTGTTATGATAAGAAGCTTGAGGCAGCAAGGGGTGACTTTGTTTTTGAAGTGGAACAAGAAGATGCAAACAAGAATAGTCTAAGGATTACAGAGGTTGATTCAGTTTTGACAACTGGAGAAGTCTTAGATTTGATAAAG TTAAAAGCAGTGGATATTGAAACCTTAGATGACTCACCTCTAGATAAAAT GTTGACAAATGTTAGTGAAGAAGGATATCTCTATGGAGTACCTGGAAGTTCTGGTGGTTATGCTGAAACAGTGCTTCGGTATGCTGCTAGAATGGTATTTGGAAGAGAAATTGAAGGGCCTTTGGCCTTCAGAAGTCTTAGAAACAACGATTTCTGTGAAGTTACTTTGGAA GTGGATGGAAAAGTTGTACTGAAATTTGCCCTATGTTACGGCTTTCAAAACCTACAAAATATTGTAAGAAAAGTCAAAATGGGAAGATGTGATTATCATTTTGTGGAGATTATGGCATGCCCATcag GTTGCCTGAATGGTGGTGGTCAAATCAAGCCAAAGCCTCAACAATCTCCAAGGGAGCTGCTTCAGTCGCTAGAAACTATTTATATGGAAAAT ATTTTGGTAAAAGATCCTTTTGAGAATCCTCTTGTTAAATCCTTATACGATGAGTGGCTTGACCAACCTGGTTCGGAGAAAGCTAAAAGGCACATGCATACAGAATATCACCCTGTGGTAAAAAGCGTAACTGCCCAATTGCATAACTGGTAA
- the LOC7463693 gene encoding NADH-ubiquinone oxidoreductase 20.9 kDa subunit, giving the protein MFRIKIDTIYIVGGILRFAQTHLHIEREGAAHNNSSKVKEKTNQDRKMNTDITASAKPEYPVIDRNPEFTKVVGNFNTLDYCRFITLTGVSVTVGYLSGIKPGIKGPSMVTGGLIGLMGGFMYAYQNSAGRLMGFFPNEGEVARYQKRGFSS; this is encoded by the exons atgtttaggatTAAAATTGACACTATCTATATAGTTGGGGGCATTCTTAGGTTTGCCCAAACACACTTGcatatagagagagagggagcaGCACACAACAACTCGagcaaagtaaaagaaaaaacaaatcaagaccGGAAAATGAACACAGACATCACAGCATCAGCAAAACCAGAGTACCCGGTAATAGATCGAAACCCAGAATTCACTAAGGTTGTTGGCAACTTCAACACCCTTGATTACTGTCGTTTCATCACCCTTACTGGTGTCTCTGTCACTGTTGGCTACCTCTCAG GGATAAAGCCAGGGATTAAGGGACCATCAATGGTGACAGGAGGATTGATTGGTTTAATGGGTGGTTTTATGTATGCATATCAGAACTCAGCTGGGAGACTTATGGGTTTTTTCCCTAATGAGGGTGAGGTTGCTCGTTACCAGAAACGTGGTTTTAGCAGTTAA
- the LOC7495626 gene encoding CASP-like protein 2B2, which yields MSYLGVGVSPGNVPVYHGMNLKVIDRRVRLAELVLRCVICALGVLAAVLVGTDTQVKEIFSIQKKARFTDMKALVFLVVANGIAAAYSLVQGVRCVVGMVKGSVLFSKPLAWVIFSGDQMMAYLTLSAVAAAVQSASFAKLGQPDLQWMKICNMYGKFCNQVGEGIASALLVSVSMVVLSCISSFSLFRLYGGNKGKDGARW from the exons atgagtTATTTAGGTGTTGGTGTTAGTCCTGGAAATGTACCAGTGTATCATGGCATGAACTTGAAGGTTATTGATAGGAGAGTGAGGCTAGCAGAGTTGGTTTTGAGGTGTGTGATCTGTGCTTTAGGAGTTCTTGCTGCTGTTCTTGTTGGTACAGATACTCAAGTTAAAGAAATCTTCTCAATTCAAAAGAAAGCAAGGTTCACTGACATGAAAGCTCTTGT CTTTTTGGTGGTGGCTAATGGGATAGCAGCAGCCTACTCGTTGGTTCAAGGGGTGCGCTGTGTTGTGGGCATGGTTAAAGGAAGTGTTCTGTTTAGCAAGCCCTTGGCTTGGGTTATTTTCTCTGGGGATCAG ATGATGGCATACCTAACTTTGTCTGCAGTGGCAGCTGCTGTGCAATCAGCATCATTTGCGAAGTTGGGACAGCCTGATCTCCAATGGATGAAGATATGCAACATGTACGGAAAGTTCTGTAACCAAGTTGGTGAGGGAATAGCAAGCGCGCTGTTGGTCAGTGTTAGCATGGTTGTCTTGTCTTGTATCTCTTCTTTCAGTCTCTTCCGCTTGTATGGTGGCAACAAGGGCAAGGACGGCGCAAGGTGGTAG